Proteins from a genomic interval of Thunnus maccoyii chromosome 1, fThuMac1.1, whole genome shotgun sequence:
- the LOC121904210 gene encoding semaphorin-7A-like produces MMFLFLPVCLFLSSLNSLTEANSTYLPRMIFTDKESTMKRFQLPGQDTPVHILMEGDIVTVVGQTHLNSFNFQDPKKAPVKKRVLWEECNQAAQTDCIYSIYVVNEMDKANQVFVCGTNGKETLCCNMMQSEQQAECVPSKNLGEIKRSIKDFVIKKGEPSALESSEDAALYVTYSGSQENVGIHKFGKYRVRPTIHDKEQHYVGLVLSKRREDESQNKVYAFYKEKNKDTGLYSEKWLPFVTQVCMADIGGPKNNLQFSWTSQMNARLFCGDPDSRQHFSELVDVATVHADRWQDTRVYALFRNEWGMSAVCLYKIQDIDNVFTNSAFKGHSTVGHKVRPRECVTDSTKIPIDVLGIIKQTSEMEDWVQPVGKSRPLLINHHSYTHIYADSSQHKRNNSHPVLFLSLKNAVHKVTQNKSQAFVIAEYRPFKHRDHIPRIILRPSTSKLYVSSKSELVQLDVANCAQYGDTCEGCILARDPYCGWNGTHCSPETKDTMQDVDEGNHNKCSSPSKVQLPGKAFRRDKAEDSVTIPSESKYFLRCPVTSHHAQYFWQHGEKQVSCSMRDQQCLLLIDSMGPEQVGTYTCKSEEMGYRKDLAQYQLQLGSGSAGRSSSPLVWVCLMVALIKSVPCWS; encoded by the exons AGTCGACAATGAAAAGGTTTCAATTACCTGGACAAGATACACCTGTACATATTCTCATGGAAGGAGACATTGTAACAGTTGTTGGACAAACACACCTGAATTCATTCAACTTTCAAGACCCTAAGAAG GCTCCTGTGAAGAAGAGGGTGTTGTGGGAAGAATGCAATCAAGCTGCACAAACA GATTGCATCTATAGCATCTATGTTGTCAACGAGATGGACAAGGCCAaccaagtgtttgtgtgtggaacCAATGGCAAGGAAACGTTGTGCTGTAACATG ATGCAGTCCGAGCAGCAAGCCGAGTGTGTTCCCTCTAAAAATTTGggggaaataaaaagaagcatAAAGGACTTTGTCATAAAGAAAGGCGAACCGTCTGCTCTTG aATCTTCGGAAGATGCAGCTCTCTATGTTACATATTCCGGATCTCAAGAGAATGTTGGCATCCACAAGTTTGGGAAATACAGAGTTAGACCAACAATCCACGATAAAG aGCAGCACTATGTGGGTTTGGTGCTCAGCAAACGGAGAGAAGATGAGTCACAGAACAAAGTTTATGCCTTCTATAAGGAGAAAAACAAGGACACAGGCTTGTACAGTGAGAAGTGGCTGCCTTTTGTGACCCAGGTTTGCATG GCAGATATTGGTGGGCCCAAGAACAACCTGCAGTTTAGCTGGACGTCCCAGATGAATGCCAGGCTTTTCTGTGGAGACCCTGACAGCAGACAGCACTTCTCTGAGCTGGTAGATGTGGCAACTGTGCATGCAGACCGGTGGCAGGATACGAGGGTTTATGCACTCTTTAGAAATGAATG GGGTATGAGCGCTGTGTGTCTCTACAAGATACAAGACATTGACAATGTCTTCACAAACTCTGCATTCAAAGGCCACAGCACTGTCGGCCATAAGGTCAGGCCTAGGGAG TGTGTTACAGATAGCACAAAGATTCCTATAGACGTCCTGGGGATAATCAAGCAGACCTCAGAGATGGAGGATTGGGTCCAGCCTGTGGGAAAGTCTCGCCCACTTCTGATTAATCATCACAGCTACACTCACATCTATGCTGACAGTTCGCAGCACAAGAGGAACAATTCCCACCCGGTCCTGTTTCTGTCTCTAA AGAATGCAGTTCACAAGGTCACACAGAATAAAAGTCAGGCCTTCGTCATCGCTGAGTACAGACCTTTCAAGCACAGAGACCACATCCCCAGAATCATCCTTCGCCCCTCCACT AGTAAGCTGTATGTAAGCTCCAAAAGTGAACTGGTCCAACTGGACGTAGCGAACTGTGCCCAGTATGGAGACACCTGCGAGGGATGTATCTTAGCCAGAGACCCCTACTGCGGCTGGAACGGCACACACTGCAGCCCTGAGACAAA GGACACAATGCAGGATGTGGATGAGGGGAACCATAATAAATGCAGTTCTCCGTCAAAGGTTCAGCTCCCTGGCAAAG CATTCAGACGTGACAAGGCTGAGGACAGCGTAACAATTCCCTCAGAGTCCAAGTATTTCCTCCGGTGCCCGGTGACTTCTCACCATGCCCAGTATTTCTGGCAACATGGTGAAAAACAAGTATCCTGCAGCATGAGAGATCAGCAGTGCCTTCTTCTGATCGACAGTATGGGTCCTGAGCAGGTGGGGACTTACACATGTAAGTCAGAGGAGATGGGCTACCGCAAAGACCTTGCACAGTACCAACTACAGCTGGGGAGTGGATCGGCAGGCCGTTCATCAAGCCCGCTGGTTTGGGTTTGTCTGATGGTGGCGCTGATCAAGAGTGTGCCCTGCTGGTCATGA